One region of Streptomyces leeuwenhoekii genomic DNA includes:
- a CDS encoding winged helix-turn-helix transcriptional regulator → MTTTQGRTAEQDLPYDVFSRACPSRGTLEHVTGRWGALTLGALYEGSFRFNELRRRVDGVSEKMLSQTLHALERDGLVHREAQPTNPPRVDYELTPLGRGVAERLAGLIEFLEGSMDQVLAARERYDARRTSA, encoded by the coding sequence ATGACGACCACACAGGGGCGCACGGCGGAGCAGGACCTTCCGTACGACGTGTTCTCCCGGGCCTGTCCCTCGCGGGGCACCCTGGAACACGTCACCGGGCGCTGGGGCGCGCTCACGCTCGGCGCCCTGTACGAGGGGTCCTTCCGCTTCAACGAGCTGCGGCGCCGGGTGGACGGCGTCAGCGAGAAGATGCTCTCCCAGACGCTGCACGCGCTGGAGCGCGACGGCCTGGTGCACCGTGAGGCCCAGCCCACCAACCCGCCCCGCGTCGACTACGAGCTGACGCCGCTGGGACGCGGGGTGGCCGAGCGGCTGGCCGGTCTCATCGAGTTCCTGGAGGGCAGCATGGACCAGGTGCTCGCGGCGCGGGAGCGGTACGACGCCCGCCGGACCTCCGCGTAA
- the mutM gene encoding bifunctional DNA-formamidopyrimidine glycosylase/DNA-(apurinic or apyrimidinic site) lyase, translating to MPELPEVEVVRRGLERWVAHRAVADAEVLHPRAIRRHVAGAGDFAHRLKGHRIGTPSRRGKYLWLPLEDTGQAVLAHLGMSGQLLVQPHSAPDEKHLRIRIRFDDGLGTELRFVDQRTFGGLSLHDTTPDGLPDVIGHIARDPLDPLFDDEAFHQALRRKRTTIKRALLDQSLISGVGNIYADEALWRSRLHYERPTTGFTRPRTLQLLGHVRDVMNAALAVGGTSFDSLYVNVNGESGYFDRSLDAYGREGLPCRRCATPMRRRPWMNRSSYYCPACQRAPRVRP from the coding sequence ATGCCCGAGTTGCCCGAGGTCGAGGTCGTCCGGCGCGGCCTGGAACGGTGGGTCGCCCACCGTGCCGTCGCCGACGCCGAGGTACTGCACCCGCGCGCGATACGCCGCCACGTCGCCGGGGCCGGCGACTTCGCCCACCGCCTCAAGGGCCACCGCATCGGCACACCCAGCCGTCGCGGCAAGTACCTGTGGCTGCCCCTGGAGGACACCGGCCAGGCGGTCCTCGCCCACCTCGGCATGAGCGGCCAGCTCCTGGTCCAGCCGCACTCGGCACCGGACGAGAAGCACCTGCGCATCCGGATCCGCTTCGACGACGGCCTGGGAACCGAGCTGCGCTTCGTCGACCAGCGAACTTTCGGCGGCCTGTCGCTGCACGACACCACCCCCGACGGACTGCCGGACGTCATCGGGCACATCGCGCGCGACCCGCTGGACCCGCTCTTCGACGACGAGGCGTTCCACCAGGCGCTGCGCCGCAAGCGCACCACCATCAAACGGGCCCTGCTCGACCAGTCCCTGATCAGCGGCGTCGGCAACATCTACGCCGACGAGGCCCTGTGGCGTTCCCGCCTCCACTACGAGCGCCCGACGACCGGCTTCACCCGCCCCCGTACGCTCCAGCTCCTCGGCCACGTCAGGGACGTCATGAACGCGGCCCTCGCCGTGGGCGGCACCAGCTTCGACAGCCTGTACGTCAACGTCAACGGCGAGTCCGGCTACTTCGACCGGTCGCTCGACGCCTACGGCCGCGAGGGCCTGCCGTGCCGCCGCTGCGCCACCCCGATGCGCCGGCGCCCCTGGATGAACCGCTCCAGCTACTACTGTCCCGCCTGCCAGCGGGCTCCCCGCGTCCGGCCGTGA